From Penicillium psychrofluorescens genome assembly, chromosome: 1, one genomic window encodes:
- a CDS encoding uncharacterized protein (ID:PFLUO_001758-T1.cds;~source:funannotate), translating to MVDVRSKNLYELLGNDPELDPNRPPQPPARAVDRPIARHGKRDAAPAEPTTQPRVTDSNARRGGRSTGNEAAFRDRNAGRNNNREKPTDEAQPARRGDRSGRGRGDRQSRTGQTDTRKQVEQGWGADSGEKAWTDERIGENIAKEDENEPQTPADEEAKELADKSMSYTDYLAEQAQKDSLAAKPVRSANEGTKSDSKWAAAKELKRTEEEAAYIQGSSEKAKREKQRKEKNFLDVDMRFVEQPSSAPRGGARGGARGDRGDRAPRGDRGAPRGDRGDRAPRGDRGAPRGDRGAARGGAAPRGGDRGRGAPRGGAPRGGARGPAGPTVDEKNFPSLGGK from the exons ATGGTCGACGTCCGGTCCAAG AACCTCTATGAGCTTCTTG GCAATGACCCTGAGCTCGACCCCAACAGACCTCCTCAGCCCCCCGCTCGGGCTGTCGACCGCCCGATTGCCCGCCATGGCAAGCGTGATGCTGCTCCCGCCGAGCCCACCACCCAGCCCCGTGTGACGGATTCCAACGCtcgccgtggtggccgtTCGACTGGCAACGAGGCCG CTTTCCGTGATCGCAACGCCGGCCGGAACAACAACCGCGAGAAGCCGACTGACGAGGCTCAGCCCGCGCGCCGTGGTGACCgcagcggccgcggccgtgGCGACCGCCAGTCCCGCACTGGACAGAC TGACACCCGCAAGCAGGTGGAGCAGGGCTGGGGCGCCGACAGCGGCGAGAAGGCCTGGACTGACGAGCGGATCGGCGAGAACATCGCCAAGGAGGACGAGAATGAGCCCCAGACCCCCGCCGatgaggaggccaaggaACTCGCCGACAAGTCCATGTCGTACACCGACTACCTGGCCGAGCAGGCTCAGAAGGACTCTCTGGCCGCCAAGCCCGTGCGTTCTGCCAACGAGGGCACCAAGTCCGACTCCAAGTGGGCtgccgccaaggagctgaagcgcaccgaggaggaggccgcCTACATCCAGGGCAGCtccgagaaggccaagcgcgagaagcagcgcaaggagaagaacTTCCTCGATGTCGACATGCGTTTCGTCGAGCAGCCGTCCAGTGCCCCCCGTGGTGGTGCCCGTGGCGGTGCCCGTGGTGACCGCGGTGACCGTGCCCCCCGTGGTGACCGTGGTGCTCCCCGCGGTGATCGTGGTGACCGCGCCCCTCGTGGCGATCGTGGTGCCCCCCGTGGTGACCGTGGTGCCGCCCGCGGCggtgctgctcctcgcggAGGTgaccgtggccgtggcgctccccgtggtggtgctcctCGCGGCGGCGCTCGCGGCCCTGCCGGCCCAAccgtcgacgagaagaacTTCCccagcctcggcggcaaATAG
- a CDS encoding uncharacterized protein (ID:PFLUO_001755-T1.cds;~source:funannotate) — protein sequence MFAAHPLPSSPSTPLGHSNGHYTPVRPSPLGPRSANVSTPPWTMGSPSRASAAAADQTQKPSGTDENSHAQYIQSSPVPFPTFSTTTPFQQQAASNTNTNIFGAIASAPPNFRQNPTTATPLSPTSPSPAAAPAPRFAARYASQIANPLRNTSSALVRSKSRKMFLNRVKNDRDAGRFEARGEQIMMMEHLADRRRWEEEMSHDMDSVVGEFEVDVEEDGDGDEVMIPDEEEIHALDEYLSQEQSVEKAMFASGDGTSAYGTKEPSGSFNDDEYDDIFSAMTEHGYASQDMDMS from the exons ATGTTCGCCGCACACCcactcccttcttccccttcaacACCTCTCGGCCACAGCAACGGCCACTACACGCCCGTACGACCATCGCCTCTCGGTCCGCGCAGCGCGAACGTCTCCACGCCCCCATGGACTATGGGCTCGCCATCACGCGCgtcggcagcagcagcggacCAGACGCAGAAACCCTCCGGGACAGACGAGAATAGTCATGCACAGTACATCCAGTCGTCACCCGTGCCATTCCCTACCttcagcaccaccaccccatTCCAACAACAAGCCGCAAGCAATACCAATACCAACATCTTCGGCGCCATCGCCTCCGCGCCGCCAAATTTCCGCCAGAACCCTACCACAGCCACACCACTCTCCCCCACATCTCCCTcgcccgctgctgctcccgccCCGCGCTTCGCAGCGCGCTACGCGTCCCAGATCGCCAATCCGCTCCGGAATACCTCCAGCGCGCTGGTGCGCTCCAAGTCGCGGAAGATGTTCCTCAACCGAGTCAAGAATGACCGCGACGCGGGCCGGTTCGAGGCGCGCGGCGAGCAGATTATGATGATGGAGCATCTGGCGGATCGGAGGcggtgggaggaggagatgagTCACGATATGGATTCTGTTGTTGGGGAGTTTGaggttgatgttgaggaggatggggatggggatgagGTTATGATTCCTG ATGAGGAAGAGATTCACGCGCTGGATGAGTATCTTTCTCAAGAACAGTCGGTCGAGAAGGCTATGTTCGCGTCCGGGGATGGGACGTCGGCATATGGCACGAAGGAGCCGAGTGGCTCGttcaatgatgatgagtATGATGACATCTTCAGCGCGATGACTGAGCATGGCTATGCGAGCCAGGACATGGATATGTCATGA
- a CDS encoding uncharacterized protein (ID:PFLUO_001757-T1.cds;~source:funannotate) yields MVSMVETSNEHNDTVMEPMPKTEPGQDGSLSSMSTPDAEAEPMTQDPAQTQKRKGGRKPIYATSEERKQRNRQAQAAFRERRTEYIRQLETTIKRNEDSLQSLQQSHRSAADECLMLRYKNSLLERILLEKGIDVQAELRLKTGAPGTSTKPNPPMPKSAPGARSAQRHPAGIASKPEGFGMSQREGAYGIPSPQFQATPTSHVSSPSQTKSPGFGFHGAMSPVTVDSQGTGRPQLLPQPRAFNNQTSPSAISMPQTDAADPKPRGPGAMGPRGSRVAAAYYPSPFQKHYDQLEQEYDAQADLVDEDHDGSVNTPYGFTPQSVASGPQSIAGFNAPGSDGAGGFGNNNQLLGQYEPMLDADPFGLSASMHFPTPFNYEQSNRN; encoded by the exons ATGGTCTCCATGGTCGAGACCTCCAACGAGCACAATGACACGGTCATGGAACCGATGCCGAAGACCGAGCCCGGCCAGGATGGCTCGCTGAGCTCCATGTCGACCCCGGACGCCGAGGCAGAGCCCATGACACAGGATCCTGCCCAGAcgcagaagaggaaagggGGTCGCAAGCCG ATCTATGCCACCTCCGAGGAACGCAAGCAGCGCAATCGCCAGGCGCAGGCTGCATTCCGCGAGCGTCGCACAGAGTACATCCGCCAGCTGGAGACCACCATCAAGCGGAATGAAGACTCCCTGCAAAGCCTGCAGCAGAGCCATCGCAGCGCCGCCGATGAGTGCCTGATGCTGCGATATAAAAACTCTCTGTTGGAGCGCATTCTCCTCGAGAAGG GCATCGATGTGCAGGCAGAGCTACGGCTGAAGACGGGCGCCCCCGGGACCTCGACCAAACCCAATCCGCCAATGCCCAAATCCGCTCCTGGTGCTCGTTCTGCGCAACGGCATCCCGCAGGCATCGCCTCCAAGCCCGAGGGGTTCGGCATGTCGCAGCGAGAGGGTGCTTATGGCATTCCGTCCCCACAGTTCCAGGCCACGCCGACTTCCCACGTCTCGTCGCCGTCACAAACCAAGTCACCCGGCTTCGGCTTTCACGGCGCCATGTCCCCCGTCACCGTCGACTCGCAGGGTACGGGTCGCCCTCAGCTGCTGCCGCAGCCTCGGGCCTTCAACAACCAAACCTCACCATCGGCCATCAGCATGCCCCAGACTGACGCGGCCGATCCCAAGCCGCGAGGGCCAGGAGCCATGGGGCCGCGCGGGTCGCGGGTCGCAGCGGCATACTACCCGTCGCCATTCCAAAAGCACTACGATCAACTTG AACAAGAATACGATGCACAGGCCGACCTGGTCGACGAGGACCACGATGGGTCCGTCAATACCCCCTACGGGTTTACCCCACAGTCGGTAGCCTCGGGCCCGCAGAGCATCGCGGGCTTTAATGCCCCGGGCAGCGACGGAGCCGGGGGATTCGGCAACAACAaccagctgctgggccagTATGAGCCAATGCTCGATGCGGATCCGTTCGGACTCAGCGCCAGCATGCACTTCCCCACTCCCTTCAACTACGAGCAAAGCAACCGCAACTGA
- a CDS encoding uncharacterized protein (ID:PFLUO_001756-T1.cds;~source:funannotate), giving the protein MPADEQQDAVSAPQEPQLTPAPTTEPAVVAPEQPKQKAEDEEDSDFDELDDVLDDFSKPKAQPPPPPAAAAPASAAETGATPADFDEDAFLKQLEKDMANMMTQAGPQSGAPDDPGFQAAVDQGADAFAKQLEESGIPPGDFLKQLLADVMAEEGSGDGAALNLNPAAFASAAASTSTPPPAPSNPPAASAAAASAEDQPAESFNDAIQRTVNRMKESGDRATAAASNEDELSDDMLAQLLKAMEAGASGSGEDGDLTKMFMGMMEQLSNKEMLYEPMKELDGKFGPWIEKNKADGTSTVPAEDMERYETQARVVKQIVKKFEEEGYTDEDPKCREYVWERMQEMQAAGSPPEELISNPFMGDLGAAGAAGAGMPDCPQQ; this is encoded by the exons ATGCCGGCCGACGAGCAGCAGGATGCCGTCTCGGCCCCCCAAGAACCACAGTTGACCCCTGCGCCCACCACAGAGCCCGCAGTCGTGGCCCCAGAGCAGCCGAAACAAAAagccgaggatgaggaagactCCGACtttgacgagctggacg ATGTCCTGGACGATTTCTCCAAACCCAAGGCAcaacccccaccaccaccagcggcCGCGGCGCCCGCGTCCGCCGCCGAGACGGGCGCCACGCCCGCAGACTTTGACGAGGATGCCTTCCTGAAAcagctggagaaggacatGGCCAACATGATGACCCAGGCGGGACCACAGTCTGGCGCACCGGACGACCCGGGTTTCCAGGCGGCGGTTGATCAAGGCGCGGATGCGTTCGCTAAACAATTAGAGGAGAGCGGGATTCCGCCGGGAGATTTCCTGAAACAACTTCTTGCAGATGTAATGGCCGAGGAGGGGAGTGGTGACGGCGCTGCACTAAACCTCAACCCGGCTGCCTTTGCCTCTGCCGCTGCCTCCACCTCGACACCCCCTCCTGCCCCGTCGAACCCCCCAGCAGCatcggcggcagcagcctcagCAGAAGACCAACCAGCAGAATCCTTCAACGACGCAATCCAGCGCACAGTCAACCGCATGAAAGAATCCGGTGACCGCGCCACGGCCGCAGCCTCCAACGAAGACGAGCTCTCGGACGACATGCTTGCGCAGCTCCTAAAAGCCATGGAGGCCGGCGCATCCGGTTCTGGCGAGGACGGCGACCTGACGAAGATGTTcatggggatgatggagcAGCTCTCGAACAAGGAGATGCTGTACGAGCCGATGAAAGAGCTGGATGGCAAATTCGGCCCGTGGATcgagaagaacaaggccGACGGCACCAGCACCGTGCCTGCGGAGGATATGGAGCGGTATGAGACCCAGGCAAGGGTCGTGAAGCAGATTGTAAagaagttcgaggaggagggataTACGGATGAGGATCCCAAGTGTCGCGAGTATGTGTGGGAGAGGATGCAGGAG ATGCAAGCTGCTGGCAGTCCGCCCGAAGAGCTGATTTCGAACCCGTTCATGGGCGATCTCGGGGCTGCGGGAGCGGCGGGCGCTGGAATGCCGGATTGCCCACAGCAATAA